A window of Bacteroidia bacterium genomic DNA:
TTTTATCTACAGAGCAATTCCTTCAGGCTTTAAAATTAGAGATAGCGTACACCCATTTATAGAGCAAATAAATTTAAACAAACTTAGATCTAAAAAACACCTTAAAATTAATCGAGCAGAAAAATCTTTAGGCACTTTAGGGGGAGGCAATCATTTTATAGAGGTAAATAAAGATTCAGAGGATAACCTTTATTTAGTAATTCACTCAGGTAGTAGACATATTGGACTCGAAGTTGCCAATCATTACCAAAAGCTTGCAGGTAAAGGGCCTTTAGCCTATTTAGAGGGGAAAGGGTTTAACGATTATATTCACGATATGAAAATTATCCAAAAGTATGCCCAGCTAAATAGAAAATCGATGATTCATGAAATTGTCAAAGCTTTTAATTTAAATATTGTTGAACAGTTTACTACGATCCACAACTATATCGACACCGATAGTATGATTTTACGTAAAGGGGCAGTCTCAGCTAAAAAAGGGGAGAAGCTAATTATTCCTTTGAATATGAGAGAGGGTTCTCTAATTTGTATTGGAAAAGGGATCAAAGAGTGGAATTATTCAACTTGTCATGGGGCGGGTAGGGTAATGAGTCGTAACGAGGCTAAAAAGACTTTAAATCTAAAAACATTTAGAACTATGATGGAGGGTGTTTATACTACAAGTGTAGGAAAAGGAACTCTGGATGAGTCCCCTGAAGTTTACAAACCTTCAAATCAGATTATTGAAGATATAAAACCATCTGTCGATATAATTGAGCAGATTAAACCAATTTATAACTTTAAAGCAGCCAATTAACACAAATCTATCTAACCGATTTATTACCTAAATCGGTTAGACCTACTACAGAGGATAAAAAGATTAACAACTACTTCTTATTATCTGCTTCTAATGCACTTACGTACATGTATAGGCGGTAGATAAAACATTGGAGCCACTCGATATAAAGAGTTGCCTCGTACTCCATTAACCGAGATCCACTTGCAATTTCAGTGTCAAACCTTTTTTGAAGCATTTTTTCAAATTCATTAGGTACAACACACCGCCCCTCTCTCTTAGGGATCTTCTCTTCATCGATGTAAATCATTGGTTTCATTTTATATCTCCTCTACGACTATAATAGCACATATATGAGAAAATATCAGCATAAAAATGACCAATAGTTCATAAAAATGGCTATAAAAGTGCTTAAACACTTATATATAACCATATTATAAGGATATATCACTAAATAATGTGAATAAAAGAATATTAATAAGCAGAGAGGCTTGTTGGGGGTCTTTGAGAAGGATATATCTCAACTATTTAAATAGTCTATATTTCCTTGTAACAAAGAAAATATTTCTAATTGACGATTCAAAATAGGCATGATATCCTTAAAAGTGTCAATTTGGTCTGTAGAAAAAAAGAAAAAACTTTTAAAAAGCAGATTTATGGAGATTTGTTATGGGTGCTCCTTACAAAATACTTGGACTTAATCTCACAAAGCCGCAATTCCAGGACTTTGCTTCAAGTTTAGATTTGCATTTTTCTCTAAATGACGATTTATCTCCACTTTTAAGTAGTTATAAACTAAAGTCTGGGACAGTTCTTAGTAATCGCTTTTTGGTTCAGCCCATGGAGGGCTTTGATGCCTTAGAGAATGGCTCTCCAAGTAGATTGACATTTAGGCGTTATAAAAGGTTTGCCCAAGGGGGTTCTTCAGTTATTTGGCTAGAGGCAGTTGCCATTAGTGCTAAAGGAAGAGGGCACAAAGGTATGCTTTATTTGACAAGCCAAAATCAAGAAGAGTTTGCAACTTTAATTGATACTATCCATGAGGAAGGTAATGGGACAAGACCTTTTGTGGTTTTGCAGCTTCATCATAGCGGTAGATATGGTGATTTTCCTGCTTTGGTTTTTAATGAAGAGCAATTAAATAGAAGTGTCAAAAATATTAAAGATGCGATGCTGTTAACTGATAAAGATTTGGAAAAAATAAAAAGGGATTTTATAAGTGCTGGAAGGTTAGCAGAAGAGGTTGGAGTAGATGCTGTTGATGTTAAATGTTGCCATGGTTACTTGTTGTATGAGTTGTTGCAAGGCAGAACTCGTAAAGGTAAGTATGGTGGCAGTTACGAAAATAGAACACGAATAATTTTTGAAATCATTGAAGAGCTTATTACCCAAGTTGGCATCAAATGTGTTGTTAGGATGGATGGCTATACAGGAGTTGCATCTCCTTATGGATGGGGGATGGATGATAGAGGGAGTCTTACGTGCGATGAGCAGATTAGATTTGCCAAAGATCTCGCTTTAAGAGGGGTTGATATCGTTAATGTGACTAATGGAAGTCCACATACTATGGCTTATTTGAGTCGCCCCTACAACAGCAAGGGGGAGCCTCCTGAACACCCATTGGTTAGCCTTAACAGGATGATACAGATTTCAAAAGCTATCCAAAAAGAAGTTTGTGAAGTTGGGGTAGTTGTTTCCGGGTTTTCATCTTTACGTAAAGTGGGCCTAGGTGTTGCTGCTCGGTTAATAAAGGATGGTGATGTTTCATTTATTGGTTATGGGAGGCAATCATTTGCTAATCCTAATTTACCAAGTGTAATTTCAAATGGAGAGTTCAGTAGTTTCAAAGAATATTGCACTTGCTGTGATGGTTGTATTGAATTATTAGAGAGTGGCAGGGCAACTGGTTGTTCTGTTTACGATAGAGTTTTCTATAGGCGTTAAGTAAGTGTTGAAAGTTCTTGACTTTGAGTAGAGTTGTGGTAGCCTACTAATAATAAAAAAAAATTCTGTAAAATGAGGTTAAATTTTGAGCACAAGGGATAATATGACCAATAATAACGGATTAAAAGAAAAAAATTCTTTTAATAAGGGAATGTTTGATAATAAAGTCTCATTAATTACCGGTGGAGCTAGAGGAATTGGATATCAAATTGCTAAAGATTTGGCATCACAAGGTTCTGATATCATCATTTGTGATATTGCTACAAAACAAATGGAAGAGAGTTGTGAAAAAATAAGAGCTTTAGGTGTACGCTGTGTTGGATATATTTGCGATGTAACCAACTGGGAACAAATAAAAGCTGTAGTAGATAAAGGCATAAAAGAATTTAAAAGAATTGATATTCTAATTAATAATGCTGGAACAATTCGACCTGCTGAATTTCTTAATATGAGTGAAGAAGATTGGGACTTTTTGCAAAACGTCGATTTACGGGGCTTAGTGGGAACAACTTTAGCAGTAGCTCCTTATATGATTGAGCAAAACTATGGGAAAATTGTCAATGTCTCCTCTATGAGTGCTTTTGGAGTATATATGAGTGGTTTTGCATCATATTCAGCAGCAAAAGCAGCAGTAGTAGATTTTACAAAGACCTCTGCCCGTGAATT
This region includes:
- a CDS encoding SDR family oxidoreductase, which encodes MTNNNGLKEKNSFNKGMFDNKVSLITGGARGIGYQIAKDLASQGSDIIICDIATKQMEESCEKIRALGVRCVGYICDVTNWEQIKAVVDKGIKEFKRIDILINNAGTIRPAEFLNMSEEDWDFLQNVDLRGLVGTTLAVAPYMIEQNYGKIVNVSSMSAFGVYMSGFASYSAAKAAVVDFTKTSARELGRYKINVNGVSPGEIMTELTYQDQTIEEVEIKLKRSEAMAIMGRIGQPEDVANLVLFLASDKASFITGETINIDGGRIDRM
- a CDS encoding RtcB family protein, with product MITIKGHFNSAVVFTKKVEQKAIDQIRTLCDQEFTKGSKIRVMPDVHLGKGSTIGTTMTIEDKVVPNLVGVDIGCGLEVVKLKEKNLDLRELDAFIYRAIPSGFKIRDSVHPFIEQINLNKLRSKKHLKINRAEKSLGTLGGGNHFIEVNKDSEDNLYLVIHSGSRHIGLEVANHYQKLAGKGPLAYLEGKGFNDYIHDMKIIQKYAQLNRKSMIHEIVKAFNLNIVEQFTTIHNYIDTDSMILRKGAVSAKKGEKLIIPLNMREGSLICIGKGIKEWNYSTCHGAGRVMSRNEAKKTLNLKTFRTMMEGVYTTSVGKGTLDESPEVYKPSNQIIEDIKPSVDIIEQIKPIYNFKAAN